From bacterium, the proteins below share one genomic window:
- a CDS encoding OFA family MFS transporter, translating to MPRWHVAVAGVAMQIILGTVYAWSVFKKPLLAAHGWTNTQATLTFTLAIVCISLGAAFGGRFVDRAGSRSVALLAAVLFSLGTALAGLADELNSLWLLWVGYGVIGGIGNGLGYITPIAVLVRWFPDKRGLITGLAVMGFGLGAAVMGQIAPLLIPRLGLAHTFYLAAGVFLVGMLLAALKLNNPPAAPTTVTDAPPQRECDLWRALGMFQFYLLWALLFINVTAGLALISNLSPLAQQQLRVSAVVAGTIVLLGSLANGLGRICWAALSDVIGRKCTFLALFLTQIPVFLLLPHLTHPVLFTLACCYILGCYGAGFAVMPAFAADTFGTRCMGQVYGKILLAWGAGGALGPMLMEWVNGRSGSFVFALYLAAAFLGLGFLLTLLYRRPPCQETAPQ from the coding sequence ATGCCGCGCTGGCACGTGGCTGTGGCCGGCGTCGCCATGCAGATCATCCTGGGCACGGTGTACGCCTGGAGTGTCTTCAAGAAGCCCCTGCTCGCCGCCCATGGCTGGACGAACACGCAGGCCACGCTGACCTTCACCCTCGCCATCGTCTGCATCTCGTTAGGGGCGGCCTTCGGGGGGCGGTTCGTGGATCGTGCCGGCAGCCGCAGCGTCGCGCTGCTGGCGGCCGTGCTGTTCAGCCTGGGCACGGCCCTGGCGGGGCTGGCTGACGAGTTGAACAGCCTGTGGCTGCTGTGGGTGGGCTACGGGGTCATCGGCGGCATCGGCAACGGCCTGGGGTACATTACACCCATTGCGGTGCTCGTGCGCTGGTTCCCCGACAAACGCGGCCTCATCACCGGCCTGGCCGTGATGGGCTTCGGCCTGGGGGCGGCGGTCATGGGGCAGATCGCGCCGCTGCTCATCCCCCGGCTGGGCCTGGCTCACACCTTCTACCTCGCGGCAGGCGTCTTCCTGGTCGGCATGCTCCTGGCCGCCCTGAAGCTGAACAACCCGCCGGCGGCCCCCACCACTGTGACCGATGCCCCGCCTCAGCGTGAATGCGACCTGTGGCGCGCCCTGGGCATGTTCCAGTTCTACCTGCTCTGGGCGCTGCTGTTCATCAACGTCACGGCGGGCCTGGCCCTCATCAGCAACCTCTCGCCGCTGGCGCAGCAGCAACTGCGGGTGTCCGCGGTCGTGGCCGGGACCATTGTGCTCCTGGGGTCGCTCGCCAACGGCCTGGGGCGCATCTGCTGGGCCGCTCTCTCCGATGTCATCGGCCGCAAGTGCACCTTCCTGGCCCTCTTCCTGACCCAGATCCCCGTGTTCCTGCTCCTCCCGCACCTCACCCACCCGGTCCTCTTCACCCTCGCCTGCTGCTACATCCTCGGCTGCTACGGGGCCGGCTTCGCCGTCATGCCGGCCTTCGCCGCCGACACCTTCGGCACGCGCTGCATGGGCCAGGTGTACGGGAAGATACTGCTGGCGTGGGGGGCGGGGGGCGCGCTCGGGCCGATGCTGATGGAGTGGGTGAACGGCCGGTCAGGCAGCTTCGTGTTTGCGCTGTACCTGGCAGCGGCGTTCCTGGGGCTCGGGTTCCTGCTGACGCTACTGTACCGCAGGCCCCCCTGCCAGGAAACCGCCCCCCAGTAG